The DNA sequence cgttaagtgatgacatggCAAATATAGAATTCACATTTGAGCTGACGTGGCTCCCatatttgtgccacgtggcaaattttttttttaatcatttaaatataataatatttatcctatttaaatattaaaaaaaaatatccaatCAAACCTAGAAACCCATCTTCCCCCCTTATACCCCATATGCCCCCCACAACCCCCACCCCCACATCCGCCATTGCCCAAACCTTAAACCTCCAAATTCAGACCCTCCATTTCACCCTGTCCAAATCCAAGCCCCTCCTCCTCCAAGTCCCACCCATCCCTCCCCTCCCTTCTCCTTATAGCAACTCCACCGTTGCAAAGGTCCCCACgggctattcactatttaatccacccagtgaacagtaactgcccttaatgaacaataactgccttttgcatctccaccctacactgaatagccctggcaattgacaataaaatattagtatttttttatttataaaataataaaaaataatttaatttgtaattttgaagaagatttttaatcgttctcattGTGcccgtgtcattatccgaaaagacaattattggtgatggatttcaataagatttttatccaatgttgtCGTGCCATGTGTTGTTACCTTTTCAGAATcattgaggatagatttccgataagatttttaaccaatcacgtcgtgccacgtgtcacaatctgtttaaaatctttgaggatagattttgatcaaatttttaacgaatgacagcatgccacgtggcattattTACAACCTAATCCTTTATGAATCCTctatataatccaccatccatcctcagaaatctcacaccaattttctcaagatttgtatcattattcatagtttatgcttccttcttacaatgtcttcttcttcaaggatgatgtgggaaattgatcagcaagaggaagaattgtttaaccaatcataatgaatgttcaatctccaggtggcccaaaatgagatggaagatgaTGAGGATCGTAGAATGAGAGATGATGAAGCAAGAATGGcaagagcctcacattcccgtcgagtcatccaagtTGTGGCTCAGATATGCAGGCCCAGCCGTTCTGCAAACCTTGATAGAAGTAGGCAACAACGAGATACGGAACTTTTGGATGATTATTTTGTCCGTAACAATGCATTCCCTGATACGTACTTTAGACGTCGTtatagaatggaacgacatttgttcaacaaaatcatgattgctgtttgcaaccatgattcttactttgtgcaaaagaatgatgcttTTGGTGTTATGGGTTTCTttcctgagcaaaaaattattgctaccttgcggatgcttgcatatggaacaTCTACATACCAAGTAGATAAGATagcgaggatggggaaatcaaccattcttcagtccctgatgaggttttgtggAGCAATCAAATCTATCAACATCGTAGAGTACCTCCGAAGACCTACTAATaaggacttgcaaaggcttctgaagaagggcgagatgTGATGTATCGACCCGTCCCTAAAAATGCCCTCCGAGGCAAATACATTGACTTTTGTTAACCACCTATTTGTGACACGTAAAATCTGTTTTCTTGGTGTATACTCGTAGTCCTCGTCCTTACAAACACGTGGGTGCAAGCAGAATCGAATTTTGAgctataacgaagaagttattaacgtttaaattTGAGGACAAAatggtaaattaattattttgtggAAGGCTCtagatttttggagcaaaaatcTAGTGATGCCACATGTGTGGCTAGGATGGAAagcaaagaagagaaaggaaaggaggGTTAGGTCACGACCCAATCAGAAAGGAGAGCAAGAAGGGGAAAAGAGGGAACTCAAAACCCTCATCTTTTTGGACATGTGCACCCGCACACTCCTAACCCATTCGGCCGGGGTAATTCAGGCCAATTTCCACCATTTTTTGCAACAAAACACACCCATCCATCACTTGCAATCTCTTCGACAACCTCCCCTCTACCAATTACACCCAAAATTTGAGAGAATTTGGTCTTAAAAATGTGAAAACCCGCACGGTGTGTGCGGCGGGTTCAAGTGTAAATTCCTCAAATCCTGAAATTTTTTCCTCTAATTACCACTATCAATAGACTGCTCTCaaccccaggaacaaagcccaagcaatgATTTAGGCATCGGATCTTATTTGGAGTCGAATCAAGAGACACCCTCTATAGGGTTTCCAATGGGTTTTAGCGCAATTGGAGCTCTTCCCGGCCtaattggccttggtcacaggtatgaaagttactctactcattgagatcttcattcctgtaaattttggtaatttttggacaTAGATTTTTTCAACGAGTTGGGGCGGCCGACTTCCACCCACGGCGGCACGTGGCTAGGGGGCCGTCGATGCtattcttaggctaaattagatgccttgagtTCAGTTCTGGTAATCGTATGACGTAGGTTGATAGTTGGAACCTAAATTCTCTACGATACGTTAATAGGTCAATATATAcatcgacgatccgaccattggatcgtcaccaaactttaaaacgttatagtacataatatttgaggaatgTTGGAACTTGCAGATCTGAAATCcgatgtacggatcttcccgaattggatttgtatgttcataaaataaaacgtcaGCCGTcatttggttttggcaattggcggagattcgACCGTTGAATCG is a window from the Malus domestica chromosome 16, GDT2T_hap1 genome containing:
- the LOC139193119 gene encoding uncharacterized protein — encoded protein: MPPTTPTPTSAIAQTLNLQIQTLHFTLSKSKPLLLQVPPIPPLPSPYSNSTVAKVAQNEMEDDEDRRMRDDEARMARASHSRRVIQVVAQICRPSRSANLDRSRQQRDTELLDDYFVRNNAFPDTYFRRRYRMERHLFNKIMIAVCNHDSYFVQKNDAFGVMGFFPEQKIIATLRMLAYGTSTYQVDKIARMGKSTILQSLMRFCGAIKSINIVEYLRRPTNKDLQRLLKKGEM